In the genome of Succinivibrio dextrinosolvens, the window TCCTAAGGCTAAGGAACTACGTCGCTTCGTTGAGCCATTAATCACTCTAGCTAAGGTTGATACTGTTGCTAACCGTCGTTTAGCTTTTGCTCGTCTTCGTGACGATGCAGTTGTAGCTAAGCTTTTCACTGTTATTGGTAAGCTATCTGCTAACCGTAACGGCGGCTACACCCGTATCTTAAAGGCTGGTTTACGTGCATGTGATAGAGCACCAGTTGCTTACATCATGCTAACTGACCGCCCAGAAGTTGCTGAAGAGTCAAAAGATTCATCTGCAGCTGAATAAAAATCCTGATGGGCGCTGTTTAACTGCGCCCATTTAGATTTTCTAGCTTACTAACTGTACTTAAAAACGAGGGTGAGACCTTGGATCAGATCATTGATTCTATTAAGCCAAACATAAAAGATGTTACTGAGCTTTCTCATAATATAAGCCGTGTAATTCTTGAGCCATTTGAGCCACACTATGCTCAAATTGTAGGCACAGCACTCCGTCGTATTATGCTGTCCTCTATTCCTGGATATGCCATCACCGCAGTTGAAATTGATGGTGTAGTGCATGAATACAGTGCAGTAGAAGGCATACAAGAAGATATTCTTCTTATTCTTTTAAATTTAAAAGAAGTTGCTGTAGCTGCTGAAGGAATGCTAAGAGATGAACCAGTTCTTCATATTAGAAAGAAAGGCATTGGCCCTGTAACTGCAGGTGATATTCAGTGTCCTGCTGGCATCGAAATTAGAAATCCTGAGCAGATCATCTGTCATCTGACAGAAGAAAACAAAGAACTTAATATGCACCTTCACGTAACCCGTGGTCGTGGATATGTTCCTTCAGTAAATCATCCACACGTAGATGGCACTGAAGAAAGATTTATTGGTCGTCTACTGATTGACGCTTCTTACTGCCCAGTATTAAATGTTGCAGTTCACACTGCACCACTAGCTGACAAGAAAGAGCAGTTAATCCTAGACATCGAAACCAACGGAACAATTGATCCAAAGAATGCAGTTGGCATTGCTGCAACTATTTTTGCTGATCAGTTAAATTCATTCGTTGACATCAGAAATTCTGTAGCACCTGCTGAAGATGCTTCATTCCGTCCTCTAATCGATCCTAAGTTGATCTGTCCTGTTGAGGATCTAGAGTTAACTGTTCGTTCAGCTAACTGCTTGAAGACTGAAGGCATCAAATACATTGGTGATCTTGTACAGAAGACTGAAGTTGAGCTTCTTAAGACTCCAAATCTTGGTAAAAAATCACTTACTGAGATCAAGGACGTTCTTGCAGAGAGAGGATTATCTCTTGGTATGCGCCTAGAGAACTGGCCTCCAGCAGAGCTTGATTCAATAATGTAATTTTCAAATGGCCGCATTTTTATGCGGCTGTTTCATTTCTATAGTTTCGCTTTTCTCATTTTTACTAATTATTTTTAGTTCTTAAGCATTCTGATCAATAACCACTATTCTAAAAATTTCGATTCATGTTATTCTTTTCTTATCGTATGATTTTATGCGCAAGTATAACTAAGGAAAGATGAATGTATAAGAATATTGAATTAAACCTTGCATACAGAGCTTTTACCGGTGGGCCTATGATTTGTATTTTCACAAAATCTAAGGATGGTGTGCCAAACGGTATGAGTGCAGCATGGAATTGTCCTTTTGATACAGATGAACTTATTCTAGTTCTAGATAAGGGACATACAACTGCAGAAAACATCAGAAACGGCAGCAAGATTGTTGTAGCTATACCAAGTTCAAATCAGATCCCTGAAATCCTTAAGCTAGGTTCCGTACATGGCAGAGACTGTTCTGTGAACAAGTTTGTAAAGCAGCAGGTTGAAACCGAAGATTCTGAGCTCTTTAAGATGCCTGTAATCAAAGGTGCTTTAGCATACTTTGAGTGTGAGCTTAATGATAAGGCTCTGTTCGAGGATAAAGGTATCTGTCTTGTAAAGGTTAAGAACTGCTATGTTCAGGAGAATATGTGGGATGAGGCTTCTAACAGCTTCAAAA includes:
- the rplQ gene encoding 50S ribosomal protein L17; its protein translation is MRHRLSGRHLGRTSAHRAALYRNLAKALITYEVIKTTVPKAKELRRFVEPLITLAKVDTVANRRLAFARLRDDAVVAKLFTVIGKLSANRNGGYTRILKAGLRACDRAPVAYIMLTDRPEVAEESKDSSAAE
- a CDS encoding DNA-directed RNA polymerase subunit alpha produces the protein MDQIIDSIKPNIKDVTELSHNISRVILEPFEPHYAQIVGTALRRIMLSSIPGYAITAVEIDGVVHEYSAVEGIQEDILLILLNLKEVAVAAEGMLRDEPVLHIRKKGIGPVTAGDIQCPAGIEIRNPEQIICHLTEENKELNMHLHVTRGRGYVPSVNHPHVDGTEERFIGRLLIDASYCPVLNVAVHTAPLADKKEQLILDIETNGTIDPKNAVGIAATIFADQLNSFVDIRNSVAPAEDASFRPLIDPKLICPVEDLELTVRSANCLKTEGIKYIGDLVQKTEVELLKTPNLGKKSLTEIKDVLAERGLSLGMRLENWPPAELDSIM
- a CDS encoding flavin reductase family protein, coding for MYKNIELNLAYRAFTGGPMICIFTKSKDGVPNGMSAAWNCPFDTDELILVLDKGHTTAENIRNGSKIVVAIPSSNQIPEILKLGSVHGRDCSVNKFVKQQVETEDSELFKMPVIKGALAYFECELNDKALFEDKGICLVKVKNCYVQENMWDEASNSFKKGCLNSLHHVSEAVFCTGGELVSND